One part of the Lytechinus pictus isolate F3 Inbred chromosome 3, Lp3.0, whole genome shotgun sequence genome encodes these proteins:
- the LOC129257053 gene encoding 4-galactosyl-N-acetylglucosaminide 3-alpha-L-fucosyltransferase FUT6-like, which produces MTGHLFSKMGRKYQGGFFSVLVPLALMSLIVFNAHEFKRAGRNIYLYIHPRSRSAVNSNTVYGGNYQPPVHVKRLLAKEEITVSSNYTPQDMNTAINGVTYHENRVLYKFYKATQEPSYDCVIRILKYRRPKAEEVYMNNKKWMRTKCEGMPCSVETRYSLNLEDFLYADIVVIMPGPFAKFEWRSLLKARPPGQLWALYSRESPVHEPQFTPPSALFTGNPYNLSMTYRSGSDIDLSYGHFVRNIPSNVKGGTKSRLMMWMASRCEPLGWERTKFVHALQKHLQVDIYGKCGTFECPKDDWDSCLAVMQKYKFYLSFENSECAEYITEKFWSNAFATGMVPIVYGARKEDYVRTAPPNSFIHLNDFATMEEFVGYINLLDRNETLYNKYFEWRKLGRTYMGTGFRTALGPPNLCNLTKKLVEITLYPENSWRGRVPDFAKWWNPTCKHQTELLGVSI; this is translated from the coding sequence ATGACCGGTCATTTGTTTTCCAAAATGGGACGGAAATATCAGGGTGGTTTTTTTTCCGTACTCGTTCCTCTAGCACTGATGAGTTTGATAGTCTTCAATGCACATGAATTCAAAAGAGCAGGAAGAAATATTTACCTGTATATTCATCCTCGCAGTAGATCAGCAGTGAACTCAAATACTGTGTATGGAGGTAATTATCAACCACCTGTGCATGTGAAGAGGCTTCTAGCAAAGGAAGAGATTACAGTCTCTTCAAATTATACCCCACAGGACATGAACACGGCCATAAATGGGGTCACTTACCACGAGAACCGTGTGCTTTATAAGTTTTATAAAGCTACACAAGAACCTTCATATGACTGTGTAATCAGAATCCTCAAGTATCGCAGACCAAAAGCTGAAGAAGTgtacatgaataataaaaaatggatGAGGACCAAATGTGAAGGTATGCCTTGCAGTGTAGAAACAAGATATAGTCTGAATTTAGAGGATTTCTTGTATGCAGACATTGTTGTTATAATGCCTGGGCCATTTGCCAAATTTGAGTGGAGGTCTCTTCTAAAAGCAAGGCCCCCAGGCCAATTATGGGCACTATATTCCAGAGAAAGTCCTGTGCATGAGCCTCAGTTCACTCCCCCGTCCGCACTGTTCACAGGTAACCCGTACAACCTCAGTATGACATATAGATCAGGGTCTGACATTGATTTGTCTTATGGACATTTTGTGAGGAATATTCCAAGCAATGTGAAAGGAGGAACAAAATCCAGGCTAATGATGTGGATGGCTTCAAGATGCGAACCGTTAGGATGGGAGAGAACCAAGTTTGTCCATGCTCTGCAGAAGCATCTTCAAGTAGATATTTATGGAAAGTGTGGCACATTTGAGTGTCCAAAGGACGACTGGGACAGCTGCTTGGCAGTGATGCAGAAATACAAGTTCTACCTGTCTTTTGAGAACAGTGAATGTGCGGAGTACATCACTGAGAAGTTCTGGAGCAATGCTTTTGCTACAGGCATGGTTCCCATTGTATATGGTGCAAGGAAGGAGGACTATGTAAGAACAGCACCACCTAATTCCTTCATTCATCTCAATGACTTTGCTACAATGGAAGAGTTTGTGGGATACATTAATTTATTAGATCGGAATGAAACACTGTATAATAAGTATTTTGAATGGAGGAAGTTAGGGAGAACTTATATGGGAACAGGGTTCAGAACTGCACTGGGTCCTCCAAACCTCTGTAACTTGACCAAAAAGCTAGTGGAGATTACTTTGTATCCAGAAAATTCATGGAGAGGGAGAGTTCCTGATTTTGCAAAGTGGTGGAATCCTACATGTAAGCACCAGACTGAATTATTGGGTGTGAGTATATAG